The following proteins come from a genomic window of Alosa alosa isolate M-15738 ecotype Scorff River chromosome 2, AALO_Geno_1.1, whole genome shotgun sequence:
- the mogat3b gene encoding 2-acylglycerol O-acyltransferase 3b: MEKNSYWKELKESISVVQFIYTFLCLGVTCLLFMTYLMFTSLWIIPALYFSWEVLDWHTPERGGRRTAFVRNFRVWKHMRNYFPVKLVKTAELSPSKNYILGSHPHGIMCCGAFTCFGTEACGFKEAFPGVTSCLATLGGLFRIPLFRDYIMAAGIYPVSKPSIEHLLTKCGTGNAVVIVVGGAEESLTSSPGVNTVVMKNRKGFVKLALEYGADLVPVYSFGENDLFRQVKFSEGSMGRRFQAIFKKVMGFAPCLFKGERWLLMPYKSPVFTVVGSPISVPKVPSPSQEQVDHYHQLYMEGLTKLFHKHKTSCGLEETHQICIT, from the exons atggagaaaaactcaTACTGGAAAGAGTTAAAAGAGTCCATCAGTGTCGTACAGTTCATATATACATTCCTCTGCTTGG GAGTGACATGTCTTCTCTTTATGACATACCTCATGTTTACATCTCTCTGGATTATCCCAGCACTGTACTTTTCCTGGGAAGTCTTGGACTGGCACACACCAGAACGAG GGGGCAGAAGAACTGCATTTGTGCGAAACTTTCGAGTGTGGAAACACATGAGAAATTATTTTCCTGTGAAG TTGGTGAAGACAGCTGAGCTGAGCCCAAGTAAGAACTACATCCTGGGATCCCACCCCCATGGGATCATGTGTTGTGGAGCTTTCACCTGTTTTGGTACAGAGGCCTGTGGTTTCAAGGAGGCTTTCCCAGGAGTGACCTCCTGTCTGGCCACCCTGGGGGGACTCTTCCGGATACCGCTGTTCAGAGACTATATCATGGCCGCAG GCATTTATCCAGTAAGCAAGCCAAGTATTGAGCACCTGTTGACAAAGTGTGGAACTGGGAATGCAGTGGTCATCGTCGTCGGTGGTGCAGAAGAgtccctcacctcctctccagGAGTCAACACTGTAGTCATGAAGAACAGGAAGGGCTTTGTCAAGCTGGCGCTTGAGTATGG AGCTGACCTGGTGCCAGTGTACTCGTTCGGTGAGAACGACCTCTTCAGGCAAGTGAAGTTTTCTGAGGGCAGCATGGGCCGTCGGTTTCAGGCCATCTTTAAGAAGGTCATGGGCTTCGCCCCGTGCCTCTTCAAGGGGGAGCGCTGGCTACTGATGCCCTACAAGAGTCCCGTCTTCACCGTCG TGGGAAGTCCCATCTCAGTGCCCAAGGTACCGTCTCCCTCTCAGGAACAGGTTGATCACTATCACCAGCTTTATATGGAAGGCTTAACCAAACTCTTCCACAAGCACAAGACTAGCTGTGGCCTGGAGGAAACCCACCAGATCTGCATCACTTAA